The Solanum dulcamara chromosome 2, daSolDulc1.2, whole genome shotgun sequence region TGTGTGTCATAAAAGGGCATATACATCTTACAAGTGTCAGCACAGAAGACTCAATTGAGTCTAGAATGATGTTGTTGAAGCACCTACGTGTAGCATTTTTGAACATACAAAACGCATGCTCAAATGCAAGTGGGCTGACGCGATTTAAAGAGAAAATTCATACATAGATAACGGGCGTCCTTTAGAAGCTTCCAAGGTCAAATTAGGGATTCatacaattataatatatacTCTTCTTCCCCAATTAGGGTATTGGACATTAGAGAACATTGTAGTAAAGAATATAGTGTTTTTATAGTTTGGTTATTGAAGAAGAACATACCATTGGTGATACAAATAAGCTTGCAATAGATTTTTTTCTGCTGATTATGAATGCAATGAAGTGTTACTACATTATTTAAATTCGATTTCCTTTATTATGAGTAGATATACTCTTTTCTAGGTTTGTGTGTGTGCATTATGGGTGTTAAAATTTGATTGGACAGTGTCTAATAAGTCTTAGAATTTATTATTATGCATGGATCTATTGTTATCCTCAAAGTTTAATCTAGAAATGATGATTGCAAATATTAATTGAACCTTCTCATTTCACTTTTACTTGAGTAAGGAAAGTGAAATCTGGTAGGGCTTCAATGGTGAAGACTTGAGATTTAATCAAAAGGTTAGAGCTAGAGATAGCCTAAATCCAATTAAATTGTCATCCAATGGTTAGAGGTAGATATATTTTAAACCCACTCAAGCTAATATTTGTGGTTTGTATGGGAGCCATCTATCCCTGCAGATTTTTTCAACCTACCTGGGGAGCCCTCTATCCTAGCAGATTACAAAACACCATACTAAATCTACGAGAAGgggtaaaataagaaaaacatccaaaattaaaaataaaactacaaAGCTCGAGGTTGGGGTCAGGAGTGAAGGTCAATTTCAACATCGGAACTCAGGTACTATGGTGAGAATCAGGAACCATTACTCAGATCAGAGTCGTATGGTGAGGCTAAAAGAGAATTTTGTAAAATACTTTTCTTGCTTTATGAAGAAAAggattttccttaaattttagGAAGATAAGTCTATTTTCCAATTTATTTAAATCAATCAAACATGAGAAAAgtgaaaaatttattttcagaaatatttttcttcataccaaacacattctAATAGTACAAAGATTTTTAAAGAAGTAAGATGATAGGGATGGAACCTCAAAGTCTCTAATGGGGAAaaatatgtaatgaccctctaggtcatttcccctgtatttgtcacgatccaaatctAGGCCTTGATGGCGCCTACTAAAACTCCAAGTAGGCAAGCCACACCCAAATCAAGCAGAAGTCAAACCTCAATttagataaataattaataatataagaagGCCTAATcaagaagaatataacaaaagaaaagttgggTAAGgttatagatatgtaaatacgataaaGAATATACAAAAGGCCAGAAAACCAAAAAGACGAACTATCGCTAGACCAACCCtagacctggtgtcacctatatagGATCTACTAAATACAAAAGATGACAAAACTATATATACAATACAGAGATGACTATCCAAAGTGCAAAATACAAGTCAGTACAAAAGAAGGACGATAGCAAGTCTCTAAACACCGGGAGATCACCACAATCTGGATCTAGCACCACTACGGATGATCAGGCACTCGCTGGGGGTGGCTCATACTGGGAATTGCATCAAAAAGAtacagaagtgcagtatgagtaccaaaacacagGATACTCAGCAGGCATCATAGGCGACTGAGCtcagaaataataaatatacaataagcagcacgatgatactaataataataagatagaAACATAAAACTATAATTATGGGGAAAAAGAGTACGGAAATTTCATACAGTAGTCAAGTACATCTAACCAAGTAGGTAATTATGGTATTAATCTCAACTCACAAATTATCGAAAGAATGCATAAATCTAAACTAGCATATATGGATCAATATCCCCAAAAGTAGCATAGAGCGCCcggaataaccctcgagctcatcaatatcaaaataataacccaaaataaGTATCAACAGGCCACCCAGAATTCACAACTCGAGCTTATCAACGGTGAATATAAtagtgtagcccaaagtcaataaaagggccgCCCGGAATattacctcgagctcatcaaccatgaaatgCCGTAAATGAGATATCACTGATATTTCCTTAAATTCCTCATTTctattcatcaaccaaaagtcttaatctcaccatttattctttctttaaaaaggtTTTTTAAACACCGGCGAAGTAAATAAAGGCAAGTagcatgtcaaaaatcatataccactcaattcaggtaaaaatcCCATCAAAGGAACAAAATCACTAACCTAAGACTTTGGTGTACCGAAAGCACAACCTCGGGCCTAACATTTCAATATCGTTAGCAAACAAGCCATAAGCATTAGCCAAAATCAAATCAAGCGggcaaccaaaaacaaacaagtCAATCAAATGACATCTTAAGTTCAAACCACCGAAAAGCaaattctaaggattctaagcgaTGCAAACAAGTCAAGATAGCACCAAGATGAAGTCCCTAATGGCTAAAACCCAAACTAGTTACTAACGATGATCCTCGACTATAAGTTTATCAAAAGGATATCAATAACTAAATCACCAAACTAATCACACGTATCTTTACTCTATGCCTGggaaatgattatgacaatATAATGATCAAACTAAATTGAAAAAAGACCTTAATTAGGTGTAAAATCATAGGGTTAAGGCTTAGAAGCGGTGGAAAGAGAACAAATACCCCTTATTAAAATCTGACGTAGTCATCTATGAGGACAATCTATAGTCTGTATAACAAGAGATAAGAACAAGTATAATCAGACAATAACCGACCGGATGCCCATACCCCcgaaaggtacaaacaatgacaaatATACCCCCAGCCCCTATAAAACCGGGGGACTACACCATAAAAGTATGTGGGTGATAGGCAATgataatgaatgcaagtttgtagtaaaatccagtgacatcatcggtggctctcaGAGATCAACAACTATAAGTGTTTAGACCCACACCGGCCCCTGGCCTACTATGTGGGACCCATGTGACTTCCTCATACATTTCAGTGATGCACTGGCCAGAGGGGTCCATAGGGCACGCGGAAAGTCCGTATACACTTCCTGGGCCCGAACCAAGCCTTGCATAGACAAATACAATATCCATAGTGGTACCGGAGAGTGAGCATCCAAACCGATATAGAAAGGGCATCGCCGCACTGAATATCAGTTAAATAGTAACCTAAATTGTGAGCACCCTGAAAAGGGGCCGCCTACCCAGCCAGTAGACTCCTAGGTGCATGGCCCAACTAGTAAGAGTAAACCCAGCAGCATCGGTGGGCTATGAAAGGGCATCAACACACCAAATATCCAAGTAAAACTAAGCGCATTTCAGATGTCTCTAATGCTTCAAGTAGAAAAAGGAGCACATCCTCGACACCTCATAAGTTTCCAAAACCAGTGATCAAGTATCCAGGTGGCACGACTCCCGCTAAAAGCagtttaaaaatagaaaaaaaattatgagaaatccttctcaaaatagtagttaaaaaccaataaaataccgggatcgtaccacaaaatgaaTGAATATGCTCAAATAATGCAAGCATGCAATCACCAGTATCCAAACAAGATACACACATCCATAAGGAAATACCAAGTCCTAGTGCACAACAAGTCAAGGGACTAACTTGGGATCTAATCTATCCTCGGATAAGGCCTTGGgcccaaaaataattaatagatAAGATGGCATCATAAGGCTACCGctaaacaaaagaaaaacaattgAGGCATGGCTTCAAATCTTAAAatgggagaaatatctctaggtacgatgcagtctttggaatatctgcctCCTTTACCCGCACCTGGTTATAGCCTAACCGCAAGTCTATCTTCGAAAAACACTTAGCATCCAGCaactggtcaaatagatcatcaatctTGGGGAGGAGATATCAATTCTTTAttgtcaccttattcagctgcctataatcaatacacattcgcagtgacccatctttctttctcacgaatagtaccggtgctccccaaggtgatgtgctgggcctaatgaagcctttttctaacaagtctctcaattgctcctttaattccttcaattctgcaggtgccattctataaggaggaatacaTATGGGCTGCGTATATAGCAacacatctatagtgaactctatctcccgctcAGGAGAAAGACTtggaagttcatctgggaatacatctgaaaattcattaactaccGGCACTGATCGAAGAGTCGGTACCTCTGCTTCCAAGTTATGCAAATgaaccagatgataaatataaccctttctaaccGTCTTCCTTGCTTTGacgtatgaaataaatttacctctCAATGACGCTGTATTCCCCAGCCACTCTATGATTGGCTCTCCTGGAACTAAAACTGAACTATCTTATTTCtacaatcaacattagcataataagaagctaaccaatccatacccataatgaCATTAAACTCAATCATACCTAACTTCATCAAatctaccaaggtaggatgactGTATATATCCACCGAACAATTTTTATATACTTTCTTTTCTATAACAGAGTCTCCTACTGGTGCAGCTACCTCCAACGGTTCTATTAATTCAGGTTTTATTATGATTCTACTAGCAAAAaggggagatatatatgataaagtggagcctagatctatcaatgcatatatatccCGAGAGAAGATGGATAATATACCTATAATCACATTTGGTGACGCTTCCTGATCCTATCTACTAGCTAAAGCATATATGCGGTTTGAAGGGCCGCTTGAACTAGAAGCTCCGCCATGGCCTGCTGGTGTCTAAATACCCTAATCTGTAGGTTGCATATCCATAGAAGAAGATGAACTGGtaactgacccagtaggctgagcTGCACCACCTAGATTACCCCTAAGTGGACACTCTCTCATGATATGTCCTTGACGGACGCAAGTAAAATAAGCACCTATAGAAAAATGGCATTCCCCAAAATAAAGCCTACCATAACGAGCACACTGAGGCAAAGGTGGTGTCGACTGACCCGAACTCTAGTACATCTGTGAACTTGAAGCCCTAGAGCTCTGACCAATTCTTGGATACCCTGTACTATCACACCTCCTACTAGTGAGCTGTGGGGGTGCACTCTGTGTTAGCTGAGAAGGATATCTAATATATAGTTGTTAAGGCTGCCTGCCTCGAAACTCACCTGGATAGCCAGCTAATCTAGCTCTCTTATGCTGGCCTCTGTCATAATCTCTATCGGACTAACAACCCCTATGTCGATCTTCTATTCCCTGTGCATATGCCTGTACCCAAGCAATATCCATACCCGGCTAAGAAGCCATTGCCATACAGCTATCAATTAAAGAATGATCCATCCCCATTACATAATGGTGCACTCTATAATAATCGGCGCATGCCTAGCCAATaaatcaaactcaaggctataggCAGATTTAAGAATCTATCAACTTTAGCTCTCCTTATCTCCAGAGGTAGAAAGCGGTTAAGAAAGGCctccacaaactcatcccatacctatggaggagcaccctcgcccctagaTAACTCTgaggactcataccaattaacagcTACATCACGCAACCGATATGAAGCTAACTCAACAGACTCAGTCTCAAAAGCTCTAATTATCCTCAGCGTACGCTGCATCTACCAAATAAACTCCTATAGATTCTCTACGGGCTTCGATCCATAGAACTCTAGGGGTCACAAGTCAAGAAATCATGAACtcttaaactatcatgtctgTTTGCATTATCTACTCCTAGCCCATGCCTGCGAGCCTACCCTGCCATTAATCTAGTCAGTAACTGAACTGTATCTCTCATAACCCTATCCTCTGCCCCTGGCTGTAGAGATGGAGGCTCAGGTATTGGAGCTGCAGGAGCTAACGGTGGAGCCGCCCTCTGATCTGCAACTACTGCCACTCTAAGCTCCTCTAGAGGTGGTGGTGTAGTAGAGCTTGCTGAATGATGTATAATCTCGGGCATGGATTGAGCATGGGCCCTAATAACTCTCTGGTTCTGGCTAGCCTCTCCTACTATTGACTTTACCTTTAGGGCAACTATCGCCTTCTTTGGAGGCATCACTATAAACATAGTTATCTGTTCAGAAGGAATTATCCTGATAATATAGCACACGCTCTAGAATAAGaaggaaagataacatcctaaatgtcctgtagcttcctgtttatagatgtggtgcacaacacaccgataaacaagactctactagacatggtctgtagacactcctaggatgaactgctctgatatcacTTTTATCACGACTCAACCCCATAGATCGTGACTAGAGCCCAAGTTGGTCACttgtatacatatctattagaCCTCGTCAAACAAAAACCAAACACCATATGGAGGGTTTGTGAAAATATGATGTCATGTCAAGTGTTACCTACATATATCAAGGTAACCTGTCTCCTGAGAAAGCACAATCAATTTAAACATCCTAATACACGATCTGAAAAGGGTGTCAATACatacaacatcccaaaatatatacatacacgAGCCGATAAGGCTTCCACTATGAATGGGAACGTCCAAAAATACAAATCATACAAGCATAACcaaacacatatacacacaacccacacatatgcctatagacctctaagagtatcaacagtatcatatggcgggatagggccccgccgtacccctgaataaacatatatatacatcaaaaaggggtctataccaaaagtctaggctctgaGATAAAGAAGCACTCCAAGATAGTTGAATAGAAATCCTAGGCTGACGAATCACCAAAGCTAGTAcatgtacctgcgagcatgaaacgcagcccccttttgagtatgtaaagcatgaaatataataggaaagatcataactgaaggaGAGAgcccaggagacaagtatgataatcaagaactcactatACTTGTGTCTTACGAagcaaatcatgcatatcattatcatataccatacccgacccattatgggactcggtgccataatcgtatcatcatattatcatatcatcatatatatatattatatcgtatccgtccctctagtgagggactcgataaaGATATAATAAAGTTGTGCACAATAACATACACGGgtcgggactcgatgaaagaggtaataacagtatgcacgagtagaatatcatgagcaaccatatacaattagatcATAGTctaagactcaatagaataatctaaatgaaccatcatttgaaaatcaagacagtagtcatctcaagtaccttttgaatgtcattatgaattataccaaatgtAAATTATACCAAAATTTGAGTTATACCAAAAATAGGACAGCTGGAATCATAAATATGTATCAAGACATAGTGATAAAAGTTCAGGGAATCAAGAACCATAGCCATCCTAATttctctaagaataggagcttttttggaatttatacattcgtcatccatttgtttcatatggatcatgccaaaagaaagaagggataggctttacatacctttagcgcttaTTTACCACATAGCACGTAAGTTGCCCAATAGTATCTCAATCTAGATTAAGACGTCAAGAAGTATGGTTAAGCTACGGGAAGGTTTCAAAATGTACTCCAACGTTAGCAGCTtctttctagaaaattaggcgATATTTTACTTATATTCAAACCAACTACATAACAACCAAGTCTACATCCACAACCACAacattaatcaaaattaatccATCATTTTTAGATTAGAACAGCCCCAACACAGCCCAAATAGGAATTTAAccttaacatatacaatcccttcacttttaatacataatccataacaataatagcaacaacaataatcaacCCAATTTAAGCAACTTCAATTCTGTTTATTTcaacaccaacactaatcatggagttttctCACTTCCAATTCCATTCAATTCCTTCATCATCattacataattcataacaacaacaactaaaatgttaattaaaattgattcacCATTTCTAAATACAAACAGCCCCTACACGGCTTCAACAACATTCCAATGCCAACATAGATAATTTTGTGCCTCTAATTCACGTTTACACATTCACAACACGTCTAAACCCTTCCTAAAATGTGTAAAAAGAtaatcaaaccttaccttaacaagTTAGCTCCTTCAGTTGGCTGAAACTTGACGACTTCAATTAATTCAATCTTGCTGCCCCTAGGATCAATTCCACATTGTTATGGACCTTCTAAAGGGTTGAATTACCTTAGGGATTTAATAGTTAAAAGAAGAGGAAGGCTGGTTGTGCTTTGTGGAGCTGCCATGGTGTCGTGactctctcttttttcttcttcacttgAGGAAGTTGAGAGCCTCTTTCTCTCTAAGTctaagttgaagaagaatgggataaAATGAGCTTCTTAAtcattaagatatatatatatatatatatatatatgcttcccATGTGGTTGACATATGTCTATGTGTTGTCCATGTGGTTGACATGTCTCCATTGTGGACATGTGTCCCTCTAAAAGCCACACACCAATCAGCTCCTGCCAGGTGCCTTGGTGGGGCCCATTTAGTGGTATAATTAGCTTAATTAATATCAATTAATCCCTAACTCCCACTTCATAATCTAgaccaaataaaatttataaccaatttatgtattaattaaaatcagAAATAAAAATCTCTATCTCGCATCCCGAAATAATCTTGTCCATTTCTTTAAGAAAGTAGGTTCATCACCTCCTTAATTCCTGCCACAAGTTcgtaagtagttgcatcacctacttgcctttttttatttaaatgcaGTCCAcacattctaagtaggtgcatcacctacttattcttTTTAGTAGATTAGCAATCAGTCttaccttaaaaatctgtgtgatccttgctacttaagctagacgtgtactcaaatagcttaattATGTTAGACATCCAAAacagtagcttaagcaagtaggtcgattactgtgacaaattatttggtctcgaactcctttcaaatccttccaaacatatttcaaaccatcactacttcacatagaactagtttATGTAAGATATGAGGTgttacatcctcccttccttaggatcCTTTGATAATGTCATGAATAACATGGATCACGTGGTAGCTATAGAGAAGCTTAAAAACGTTCTAATGTAAAAAAGTACGagatataacaaaaataaaacataattaaaacatcccaatgcaattcatcaaattagggttattaacccaattgaaattcttgagattttgaatgaaaaccttgggactccatgggtggaagggacccatggatcaatctctacataccttgattgaatttgaacttggaattgagAAAGCATacgtgttcttgaagaaaccctagccaaaactTGAAGAAGATGAATATCTCTTAAGGagccttgggagagaagtccaAAGTGATCTTAGAGTTTATGAGGCAAAAGaatagacttaggagtatttaggaaaattacataatgaatctagtcccaaaaacatccacatatattaatgaaatataagaaaatgaccaaaataaccgTAACTTTAAACTAGATTTGGGTACCTGGACGGACCATCAGCACTGACCATGTTGGGCAATACGGTCGGTGAACCTGGTCCGTGGTGATAGACTTGAATCTTGAAATCTGGGGGTCTTAGGGGTGTGTCCACCACTAAGGTAACCACAAGCTGTGTTGctcaccacggaccatggtccCTGTCGTGAAGCCCACTTTTGAAAGCCTAAATTTCAGGGCTTGTACCACGGGAGCCATAACGGACCGTACTGAGTAACATGGTCTGTGAACCTGGTCCGTAGTGGTCACCT contains the following coding sequences:
- the LOC129871363 gene encoding glycine-rich cell wall structural protein 1.0-like, giving the protein MPFLYRFGCSLSGTTMDIVFVYARLGSGPGSVYGLSACPMDPSGQCITEMYEEVTWVPHSRPGAGKEGADEGDSGGGVGGDGGGGGGRGGGQGGGDDDYGKRGIGGGGGVRGGGDCGSGKGEGANDG